GGCTTGAAGGAGCAAGCCAGATCGGCCGTGGCATCGATGATCGCTTTGCAAAAAAGCGTGATTGCATCAGGCTGGCCGGCCAATTCAGCCGGAAAACGGTTGACGTCTGGATCGAGCCCCACACACAGTAATGATTGATTGCCGGTCCATGCGCGGTGCAGTTTATTAATGAAAGTCACGGTTACCTCTGAATTTGCAGTATTTTTTTGGAATCAGCCATTATACCGTGGAGCAGCTGCAATAAATGCCGCCACCGACAACGACAAACTTGATTATCATGTAGTCTGAACCCATGCTTTGCTTCCCTTACCCGATTCCAGCCACACGATGACCGACTCCCTGCCTAAAGACCTCCCCATGTTGGCGCTGGATAATCAGCTATGTTTCGCCCTGTATTCGGCGTCCCTGGCCTTGACCAAAACTTACAAACCGCTGCTCGACAGCCTCGGTCTGACCTATCCGCAATATCTGGTGATGCTGGTATTGTGGGAACACGACGATATTCCGGTCAAACAAATCGGCCAAGCCTTGTTTCTCGATTCCGGCACCCTGACTCCGCTGCTCAAACGCTTAGCCAGCTCGGGCCTGCTGAGCAGAAGCCGCGATGCTGACGATGAGCGTCAAGTCAGAATCACCTTAACCGCTGCCGGTCGCCAGCTACGCCAAGCGGCGGCAGCGATTCCGGCACAAATTCTGTGTGCCAGC
The sequence above is drawn from the Undibacterium sp. CCC3.4 genome and encodes:
- a CDS encoding MarR family transcriptional regulator yields the protein MTDSLPKDLPMLALDNQLCFALYSASLALTKTYKPLLDSLGLTYPQYLVMLVLWEHDDIPVKQIGQALFLDSGTLTPLLKRLASSGLLSRSRDADDERQVRITLTAAGRQLRQAAAAIPAQILCASGQTPDTLCTLRTQLGDLREELQKKLN